In Trichlorobacter lovleyi, the DNA window TTTTGATGTGGGGCGGCACTTTATTGGCAGCTTTACGGCAGAGACCGAGACCAAGGCCGAGGCGACGGCGAAAACGATCGGTCTGATGAGTTCCATCATCGCAGCGATCCGCACAGAGCCGGTGAGTGAGCAGGAGCTGAAGCTGGCCAAGGACTCGATCATCAATTCGTTTTTGTTCGGTTTTACCACTCCGGCCTCCGTTGTTGTTCAACAGGCTCGACTGGAGTTTTACGGGTATCAGCCGGAGTATCTGGAGCGTTACCGGGAGCGGATCGCTGCGGTGACCCGTGAAGAGCTGCTGCAGGCAGCAAAGAGGCACCTGCATCCTGAGGCCTTCAAGCTGGTGGTGGTGGGTGATCAGAAGGGATTTGACAAGCCGCTCTCAAGCTTTGGTACGGTTATGACCCTTGATCTGAAATCGGACTAACTGCCTGCTGTTTGCGCCGTATCTCCGCGTTTCCCGCGTGCAGCAGCTTTTTTAGGTTTAAGATTTTTGGCAGGGTTGCCGAAAGGATAATTAATGGAGGTCTTGCCATGCGAATAGACAGCGCAACTACAGCAATTTTTGGTGCCCAGCCGGTCATGAAGACGGCAAAAAGTGAGGCCAGCCGGTCGGTGCAATCAACCGCTGCGGTGCAAAGCCCGTTCAGCGTCCAGTTGACCAATATGGTTGAGAAACTCTCCGGCGTTCAACCATCCAGCGGCGAGATCCGCCCCGAGAAGGTGCAGGATATCAGCCAGCAGCTGGCCAGTGGCAGTTACAATATCAGCGGCCAGGATGTGGCTGAAAAGATGTTGATGGCCCTCACGTCCTGATTAAATAGCCACAAGCTCTGAATAAAGAAGGCCCTGCCGGGTAACCGGCAGGGCCTTCTTTGTGTTTCGTCGTCCAGGCCCGGACAGCGCCTTCCGGGCACCTCATCGCACGGAGTATTCTGCAACTCCCCTTTGATTCAAAACATGCCGGCTACTGCTACAGGATAAATGAATGCTTGACAAAATACCGGTGTCGTAGCATCAATATATATAAATATATAAATATATGGGTGGTGCCTATGTTAAAACTTATTCTGTCATGCATTGTTGCATTATCGCTGGCCGTCGCTGCCGTGCCTGCAGAAGCTACCTTGACGACCTCGCTACAGGATCTGGTTGTACAGGGGAATGGGTTGCGTTCTTCACTGGCAACCATTCAGGTCAGTAACGGCGGTGTCTGCGGCCAGCTCGGAACGCTTAACACCTCAATCGAAGACTACCTGATGGTTGTGCAGGGTGTTTATAGCCAGCTTGCCGCTCCGCTGACCCTTACCTCTGCCGATCTGACCTCGCTGGAGGATCTGTCCGGGATCGCCCGTGACCTGGCCGCTGATTCCATCCGTCTGTCGTTGGAGTTACGCACTGTTGAGGGGGTGGCGGATCTGTTTGAATATCGTTCCGCCCTGAGCGCCATGTTGCGGTTATCTGATGATATCGGCACGATGGCGGACCGGATTCTGGAAATGGCTGACCGGATCCTGGCCATGGCCGATAATATCGGGCTCATGGCGGACCGGATCCTGGCTACGCAGAGGATCCAGGCCGCAAATATCGCCCTCACCCAGAACGCAATCCTGAGTACCCAAACAAACATGATTGCCCTCAGCAAGAGTCTGTCAACCATCGGCTACAACCTCACGCTGGGGTTGTTGTTGGCTGATACCCAGTTTCAGGTGGCAGAGATGGGGCAGCTCACGCTTGATACATCCAATGCAGCTGCCACCTTGAGCTACCTTGAGACCAAAACGGCGGCACTCTCAGCACGTGTGCTGGTGGTGTATGACCTGATAACCAAGGACAGCCAGCAGGCAAGCCATTACGTTGATGGCACCACCCTGACGTACCTTGGCGACCTGACCGTGGCTCAAAAGCAGTTTGCGGCTGTACTTGAGACCTATGCCGCCACCATCAGCCAGATTGCGCCGCTAATGCAGACGCCGCTGCTCTCTGATGCCACCCGTAGCATGCTCCGGTTGACGGCAGATATTAACACGATGTCCAAGCGGATTGTGGAGATGGGTGACAAGATTATTGTCATGGCAGACAACATCGGCATCATGTCGGGCCGGATTGTGGAAACCCAGGTGATTCAACGCGAAAATGTGGCGCTGACATTGAGTTCTGCCCAGGCAGCCCAGAGCACCATGCTTGCACTGATCAAAAATATGAACTGACACCAGCCGATAGCGGCATAGGGAGATACCAGCGTGAAAAATTATCTGAAAAACAGCATGCACCTGATTCTGCTGGCTACAGTCGGCCTGTTTATAGGGGCTGTGCCGGCCCAGGCAGATCTTGCAGAAGATCTGCAGGGGCTGATTGTTCAGTCACAGAACCTTGAAGTTCAATTGAAAAATATAACGCTTAATCCTGACTCGGTCTGTGGTCCGCTGGTCGAGGCAAACAAACAGGCCCGTGCCCTGTCTAACAGCATTGCGGCCCTGAACAGCAGTCTGGCAGCGCCGTTACAGACGGACGCAGCACTGCTGACAGCCATGGATACCTTGTCCATGACCGTCTTGAATATCTCCAATGAGTCCTTGCGGCTGTCCCTCGACCTGAAGGCGCTCAGCACTGTCAGCCGGGCCATCACCCTGAAGGATGGCATGACCGCAATGCTGCAGTTGTCTGATGATATTGGTGCCATGGCCGACCGGATTGGCGAGATGTCCGATAAAATTCTGGTGATGTCGGATAATATCGGTGTCATGGCCGACCGGATCCTGGTCAGCCAGCAGTTGCAGAGCCAGAATCTGGCTCTGACGCAGCAGGGGCTGTTGCAGACCCAGACCAATGCATTGACCCTGGTGGGGGTGCTGGAAACGGCGACCAATGACCTGGCACTGAGCAGCCTGATTGCCGAGGGGACAGTACTGACGGCCAAGCTAAGCGCGCTTGTGTTGAATCCGTTTACCATGAAGACGCAGATGCAGTATGCGGCTGCCAGCATCCGGACCTATCTGGACAAGGTCAAGGCGCTCCACACGACCATACTTTTTCAGGCGGGTACAGGTACCAGCTATCTCAGTACAACGACACTGCTGAACCAGCAGAACATGACCATCATGCTGAGCTCGCTGGCAAATGTGCTGGATGGCTACACCATTGCCATCGGCGGGCTGCAGGCGATCACCTCCAAGACAACCTTGACCGATTCCATGAAGAGCATGTTGCAGATGTCTGCTGATATCGGTCTGATGGCCAACCGGGTCCTGGAGATGGGTGATGTCATTCTGGCCATGGCTGATAATATCGGCATGGTGGCAGATCAGATCCTGGTGGCCCAGCAGCTGCAGAACACAAACATGGTGGTGACCCAGGCCTCCGTGCTGGGGGCACAGGAGTTTGCCATCGGGGTATTGAAGCGCCTGGTGAATTAGGTAATGGAAGGCACAGCGGGGGGGCAGCAGAGGGTATGCTGCTCAAGGGCGCGAATCAGGGCATCCAGGGTTGACTGCTCCGGTTCCACGGCAACGCTAAGCCCCAGCTCCTGACAGGCCCTGGTTGTTACCGGCCCGATGGAAACCACAGCGAGATCTGCCAGCAACGCCTGCAGCCGGGTGATGCCACCCGTCAACTGTGCCAGGTTGCGAACGGTTGAAGGGGAACTGAAGACAACCGCATCAAGCTGGTGCTGTTCCAGGGCCAGACGGGCAGAGTCAGGCAAGCCCTGCGGGATGATGTTCCGGTAGAGTACCGGGTCAACCACCACTGCCCCCCTACTGCGCAGTTGCTGCGGAATCAGGTCGCGGGCACCATCTGCCTTGGGAAACAGTACCCGCCGCCCCTGCAGGTCATGTCCGTGAAACGCGGCCACCACTCCTTCTCCGGTGAACTGTTCCGGGATCAGATCAGGCGTGATACCCAGCTGTGTCAGGGCCTCTGCGGTCTTAGGTCCGACCGCGCAGACCTTGCAGCTCCGCAGTACAGCGGGGGCAAGCCCCAGTTCCTGTAACCGGCCAAAGAAAAACCTGACCCCGTTTGCCGAGGTCAGAATCAGCCAGTCAAAGCCGGATAAAGCCTGGATGGCAGCATCCACAGCGGTCCAGGCTTCAGGTGGCACCAGCTGAATGGTAGGGCATTCCACCACCACAGCGCCACGCTGTTGTAACTGCCGGGAGAACCCGGCAGCCTGCTCTGCCGCGCGGGTCACCAGAATCCGGCAGCCTTGCAGGGGGTTAGTGGGCAATTTCCCGCTGGTAGACATCTTCCAGAATCGCCTTACCTCCAGCTGCCAGCAACCGGTCGGCCAGTTCTGTTCCCAGTTTTACCGCATCCGCTGTTGATCCACTGATGCGGTCCCGCACCGTCTGTTTGCCATCCACCGAGGCGATAAAGCCGACCAGGGTCAGGGTGTCACCGCTCACCGTGCCGTGGGCGGCAATCGGTACCTGGCAACCACCTTCACAGCGTTTGAGCAGCGCCCGTTCTGCGGCCACTGCAGCAGCGGTGTCTGCATGATTCAGGAAGGCCAGCGCCTCTATGGTCGCGTTGTCATCCAGGCGGCACTCCAGTCCCAGGGCGCCCTGGCCGATGGCCGGGATCGAGAAGTCCGTATCCAGCAGCTCGGTCACCACGTCGGTGAAGCCGAGCCGGTTCAGGCCCGCCGCTGCCAGGATCACGGCATCCAGATTGTCTTCCTTCAGCTTGCGAATACGGGTTTCCACGTTGCCGCGGATAATCACCATCTCCAGGTCGGGCCGCGCCTTGAGCAGCTGGGCCTGTCTGCGCAGGGCACTGGTGCCTATTCTGGCCCCCTGGCGCAGTTCGCTGAATGTTACCTTGTCCGAGATAAAGGCGTCACGGGGGTCTTCACGCTTGGTGGTTACCACCAGTCCCAGTCCTTCAGGGAACTCAGTCGGGACATCCTTCATGCTGTGTACGGCCAGGTCGATCTCACCCCGCAGCATTGCCTCTTCGATCTCTTTGACAAACAGTCCTTTGCCACCAACCTGTGCCAGTGGGACATCCAGGATCTTGTCTCCCATGGTCTTGATCTTGACCAGTTCAACCTGGATGCCGGGATACCGTGCTTCCAGTTCCGATTTGGTCCAGTTGGCCTGCCAGAGGGCCAGTTGGCTGGCGCGGGTGCCTATGCGGAGGCGTTTAGGTGCCATGTGTACAATCTCCTTTATCTCCGGTTATTCTTCCAATTCAAGTGATTCATTCGTGTCGGTGCCGCCCAGTTCCAGGTCAAACAGCGCTCGCAGGGCATCCAGGTACAGATCGGTACGATTCCCCTGGCCTGCCTTTTTGAGTACGCTGGTGGGCTGGTGCAGCAGCTTGTTCATAAAGGCGTTGGTCAGGGCTTCCAGCCGTTTTTCGGCGTCGGGCGGGGCATCCTTCCAGCCGGCCAGGGTGCGTTCCAGTTCCGCCTTGCGCAGTTCTTCAAAGCGGTTGCGCAGGGCAACGATGGTGGGGGTGACCTCAAGGGTGGCCACCCATTTGTAGAACTGGATGATCTCCTCGGCAATGATCGCCTCGGCCTTGTCTGCCTCCTGCTTGCGTCCCTCAAGGTTGGCAGCCACCACCTGCTGCAGGTCATCCATATCATACAGATAGACCGCATCCATCTCGTTGACTGCCGGGTCGATATCGCGGGGTACGGCAATGTCGATCAGGAACATCGGCCGCATCCTGCGGCGCTTGATCACCTCTTCCAGGTCGGGCGGTGTGATGATGGCGTGGGGCGCACCGGTGGAGGTCAGGACAATATCCGCCTTGTGCAGATGCAGAAACAGCTCGTCAAACGGGATCGCCTCGCCGCCGAACTCCTCAGCAAGGCGCTGGGCACGCTCAAAGGTCCGGTTGGTGACCATCACCCCCTTGGCGCCGTTGGTCAGGAAGTGGCGGGCTGCCAGTTCGCACATCTCGCCGGCACCGATCAACAGCACGGTCTTGTCGGTCAGATTGCCGAAGATCTTGCGGGCCAGCTCAACTGCGGCAAAGGAGACCGATACCGCTGACGAGGCGATTCTGGTCTCGGTACGCACCCGCTTGGCAACGGAAAACGCCTTGTGCAGGAAACGGTTCAGGATGATGCCGGAACTCTTGTACTCGGCGGCATAGCCGTAGGAGGTCTTGATCTGTCCCAGTATCTGCGGTTCACCAACCACCATAGAATCCAGTGACGAGGCGACCCGGAAAACATGGCGGATCGCCTCTTCACCATGGTAGCTGTAGAGATGTGGTTCGAGCAGGTCGTGGGCCAGGTGGTGGTACTCGGCCATGAAGCGGCGGATGCGGGCGATGCCGCCGGCAATGTCGCGGGTGGTGGCGTAGATTTCGACCCGGTTGCAGGTGGAGACGATGATCCCTTCCACAATGCCGTCCAGATTAACCAGCTCGTGCAGGGGCTTCTCGATGCTGTTGGGTGAGAAGGCGACCTTCTCTCTGATATCAACCGACGCAGTCTTGTGGGACAGGCCGACAACGATGATGTTCATACGGCCGTCCCTTAGGTGTAGCTATGCAGGCCGGGGAGCCAGAGGTTTACCCCGAGGAAGGTAAAGAGCATGACCAGAAAGCCGATGACGGTCAGGATGGCGGCCCGCCTGCCGCGCCAGCCGGTGGTAAGCCGCCCGTGCAGCAGGGCTGCATAGATAAACCAGGTGATCAGCGACCAGCTCTCTTTGGGGTCCCAGGACCAGTAGCTGCCCCAGGCCCGGGAGGCCCAGATGGCACCGGTGATGATGGCAACCGTCAGCATCGGGAAGCCGAAGGCAAGACAGCGGTAACCGATCTCGTCCAGTACATCCAGTGATGGCAGCTTCAGGAAGAGCGGCCCCAGGTGCTTCTTTTTCAGGAAATGGGATTGAATCAGATACAGCAGGGCTACGCCGCCGGAGATAGTAAAGAAGGCGTAGGCACCAAAGGCCAGGATGGTGTGCGAATAGATCCAGAGCGATTGCAGGGCCGGATTCAGCGGCTTGATTGCGGTTGGCGCGATGCCGGCGCCAAGGGTCAGCAACAGGGTGAATGGCACCACAAACGAACCCAGGATCCTGACCTTGTAGCGCTGCTCAAAGAAGAGATAGACCCCTGCGATTGTGAGTGCAAAGAAGGAGAGTGATTCGTGCATGTTGGTGATCGGCAGGTGCCCGGCAGCAATGAAACGATGGATAGTGGCCAGGCAGTGGGCCAGAAAACCGGCCAGCAGCACCCTGCTGCCCAGAATGGACTGGCAGGAGGAGTTGCGTAACAGGCAGCTCAGGTAAAGCAGTGTGGCAACTGCATAGAGCGAGAGGGTCAGGTAAAAGGATATCTGGGTCATTGGATAGGGTCCAGGGGCCAGAGGCCGGTATTCAGGATAAAAAAATAAACCTGCATTAAGTGATCGGCAGGGGTGTATTGTACGGGTCTGCTATTCCCACCGTCAACAGCTTTTCGTTGGTTGATTCTCTCTGCAGGATTTCCTGCTTGCATTTTTTCTGAAACACGGTAGTATTCAAAAAGTTGAATACATTACCGAGACTTAAGGAGGCTCTCCATGGCCAGTGATGCTGTTCTTACCCTGAGCGATGCCAATTTCGACCGTGACGTACTTCAGTCCGACCTGCCGGTGCTGGTGGACTTCTGGGCTACCTGGTGTGCCCCTTGTAAGGCGATTGCCCCGTTGATTGATGCCGTTGCAGCAGACTATGCCGGTAAGGTGAAGGTTGGCAAGGTCAACGTTGATGACAACCCGGCCACACCCGGTAAATACGGTGTGCGCGGCATTCCCACCCTGATCCTGTTCAAGGGTGGCAAGGTGATTGATCAGGTGGTTGGTGCTGTTCCCAAGTCCCAACTCGATGCTTTGATTGCCAAGGCACTCTAGGATGCCGTTCGTATCCTTGCAAGGCTGTTTCCGGGCTGTGACGCTGATCGTCACAGCCCTTCTGTTAGGCCTCTGCCCGTATAACGCGGAGGCTGCACCACGCCGTGGCCAGCCGGCTCCGCCCTTCAAGACCTTTTCCATCAAAGGCCAGCCGGTCTCTACTGAAGGGTTGAAAGGCTCGGTGGTGCTGCTGGATTTCTGGGCTACCTGGTGTCCCCCCTGCCGTGAATCAATCCCGCATCTGGCTGAACTGCACCGCAAGTACAGCAAGCAGGGTCTGGTCATTATCGGGATGAGTGTGGATGAGGGGGGGGAACGGACCGTCAAGGAGTACGCGGAAAACCATGCCATCCCCTACCAGATCGTGATGGCCAGCGGCAGGATCGGTTCCGACTATGGGGTGCGGGCGTTGCCGGTGCTGTACGTGATTGACAAAAACGGCCTGGTGCGCGAGCAGATCATGGGCTTTTCTGATCAGGCCGGCAAGGTGATCGAAAACCTGGTTAAAAAACTGTTGAACGAAAAGTAGGGCGAGGCAGCAGGCCCCGCCCTTATCAGCTTACAAACATCCCAGCCGCTGTTTCAGGTAGGCGGTAAAATCCTCCTTGAACTCATCCCGCTTCAGTGCCAGATCCACTGTTGCCTTCAGAAACCCCAGCTTGTCCCCGCAGTCATGGCGTAATCCTTCAAACAGACAGCCATACACCGCCTCGTCCTGAGACAGCCGTTTGATGGCGTCGGTCAGCTGGATCTCGCCGCCCCGGCCCGGTTGCTGCTGTTCCAGAAGCGGGAAGATGGCCGGGGTCAAGACGTAGCGACCGATGATGGCAAGGTTGGAAGGGGCCTCCGCCTGTGGCGGTTTTTCCACCATATCGGTCACCTCCATCACATGATCAGTGATCCGGTTGACCGCAACACAGCCGTAGGAGGAGATCTGTTCCATCGGCACCTGCTCAAGGGCCAGCACACTGCCTTTATAGTGTTCGTAGACATCCAGCAGCTGCCGCAGGCAGGGGGCGCTGCCAGGGGTGTCGATGATGTCGTCTCCCAGCAACACGGCAAACGGTTCATTGCCGATAAAGTCACGGGCACAGAGGATGGCATGCCCCAGCCCTAGGGCCTTTTTCTGGCGCACATAAAAGATATCAACCAGGTCGGCAATACAGCGTACCGCCTGCAGGGTCTCGTCTTTGCCCTTTTCCTCAAGGTGGTTTTCCAGCTCGGGTGAGCTGTCAAAGTGGTCCTCAATGGAACGCTTGGTCCGGCCGGTCACAAAGATGATCTGCTCAATACCGGCTGCCACCGCCTCTTCAACCACATACTGCACCAGCGGCTTGTCGATCAGTGGCAGCATCTCTTTGGGAGATGATTTGGTGGCAGGCAGGAAGCGGGTTCCCAGTCCGGCCACCGGAAAGATCGCCTTGCGGACTTTCATGCATTACCTCGTTACAGCCCGTTGGGCAGATTCAAGCGTATTTTGCAGCAGCATGGCAATGGTCATCGGGCCAACTCCGCCCGGTACCGGGGTGATCGCGCTGGCCCGTTCAGCAGCCGCAGCATACTCCACGTCCCCCACCAGTTTTTTCTCACCTACCCGGTTGATACCGACATCAATCACCACGGCCCCCGGCTTGATCCAGTCGCCTTTGACCATTTCTGGCTTGCCCACCGCTGCAATCACCACATCCGCCCGGCGGACCACATCCGCCAGATCCTTGGTGCGGGAGTGACAGATGGTGACAGTGGCATGACGGGACAGACACATCAGCGCCACCGGCTTGCCCACGATGTTGGAGCGTCCCACAACGACCACCTCTTTACCCTTCAGGTCATAGCCGATCTCATCCAGCATCACCATTACGCCATAGGGGGTGCAGGGCTGGAAGGTCGGTTTACCGATGGCCAGGCGGCCCACATTGTAGGGATGGAAGCCGTCAGCATCCTTGTCCGGCGAGATCGCCTCCAGCACCTTGTCTGTATCAATATGGTCAGGCAACGGCAACTGCACCAGAATACCGTGTACCCGGGGATCGGCATTCAGCTGTCCGATCAGGGCCAGCAGCTCTGCCTCGCTGGTGGAGGCCGGCAGTTCATGGTCAGCCGAGTACATCCCCAGCTCCACACACATCTTTTTCTTCATGCCGACATAGACCCGGCTGGCCGGATCATCACCCACCAGTACCACTGCCAGACCGGGGGTGATCCCCTGCTGTTTCAGGGTTGAAACCGTGCTGCCGATCCGTTCACGAACCTTTGCCGCAATCGCCTTACCGTCAATAATCTGTGCTGCCATGGCTGCCCTCCAGTGTGATTCCCATTTCAGTACAAGCTGCTGACTGGGTTGGCTGGCAGCTTGTACTGGAATCAGAATGAGTCTTAAAATATCTCAACATGATACGTTCAGGTCTGCTGCTTGTAAAGCCGGTATACCATGTTTATGCATAAAAAAATCCCCTGATGCTGTTTATCAGGGGATTCTGTCTGCTGCTGCTTCCGACACCCGGCCGGAATCCTAGACGCCTCAGCCACCGGCTGAGCAGGCTGCCGGCTTGGGGCCACCACTTGAGGGGCAATAGCCGGAGTTAAACCAGCCGTCACCTTTCAGGCTGAAGGCGGTCTGGGAAATCATCTTTTCTACTGCGCCGCCGCACTTCGGACATTCAGTGGCAGGGGCATCTGAAAACTTTTGGCGTAATTCAAACTGATTGTCGCAGGACTGACAACGGTATTCGTACATCGGCATGGCAACAGCCTCCTTCTAGTATAGCTTATTTTGAATATAGTAGTTCTTCTGGCTATTTGTCAAGGGGGCGCAGAAAGATAACAAAGGCGCCGCTGCCCCCCATTTCTGCCGGGGCCGGGGCATATTCGGTAATCAGGTCACGCCCCTGATCACGTAACCAGGCGGCAACGACCTGCTGCAGCACCGGGCCTTCGAGAGAATGATTCCCTTTGCCGGTGATCACCAGCGCCCCTTTTTCGCCGGCATTGCGAGCCGCCTGCAGAAACGGTCCCAACGATGCAAGCGCCTCTTCACGGGTCAGGCCGTGCAGGTCCAGCTGGCGGTCCAGCTGGATGATACCCCGCTTGAGCTGGCGCAGCCGGTTGCCGGTCAGGGGACGCAGCTCCTCTTCTTCAGGCAGTTGGTCTTTAAAACGGACATCAAGCTGCAGCTTCTCCACCTCCTGCAGGAAGGTCTTGCGGGCCGCAGCCTCTTCCCGGGGCAGCGGCTTTGCGACAGATCTTGCAGTGTTTTTGGGGGGAGCGCCCTTCTTGCCGGGGCTGACAGGCGCCGGGATGCTGGTCCGGCTCTCCTCATCATCCAGCCGGCGTACCCCGGACATGGCCTGCCGGAACAGCTCGTCACCCGCCGGTTCAGCTTTCGGCACTACCGCCTTTTTGACCGGTTCAGGAGGAGGCGCCGTTTCAACGGCGATCCCTTTCAGGGCAGCAAAGGGATTCGTACGGAAAGGGGGGGGAGCTGCCGGCTTGAGTGTCTTCTGTTTTTTTTGTGCCATCGTGCATTCCTCAGCGATAGATCAGATACGGGACCAGGACGGCTGCCAGCACCACTACCGAAGGAGCCATCAGCCGGTGGTAGACCAGGGCGGTGTCCGCCTCAAAATACTCGCGGGTCAGTACAAAACAGAGATGGACCGGCGAGAGCATCACCCCGGCAAAACCGCTGGCAAAGGCCAACGCCTCCAGCCAGAGATTGGGCTGGCCGCTCCCCATCAGTGGTAGCAACAGCGGAAAGGTAATCCCGACATAGCCGACCGTCAGTCCGGTCATCACACCGGCAATGAATGGAATCAACGCTACCAGCAACGGTATCGGCAGCTGTGAGGTGACAAAGAAGCTTGAAATACCTGCCAGAGCACCGGTGGCGCGCAGCACCTCCTGGAAGACCATGATACCGGCCACCAGGAGCAGGGCTTTGATTGAAAGGCTCTCATGCAGCGTCTTCAGTATCTGCGGCGGGCTGTAACGATGGGCCACAAACAGGACCGCCACACCGCCGGAGAGCGCCAGCACGGCGCTGATCTTAAAGAGTACCACCAGTGCCAGTGAGATCAGGATCGGGGCGGACATCAGCAAAAAAGTGCCGAACTGGGCTGCACGGTCATCCTGCCGGTGACCTGCTGCGGGGGGGCTGGAGTCAATTCCCCTGAAACAGAACCAGGCTCCGGCAAGGATCACCGTCAGGGCAAAGGGCAGGTGGGCCAGAAAGAGCTGCCGGGTTGAGAGCCCGCTCAGACCGGCAGCCAGGATGATGCCGGGATACAGCGGTGAGACATACTCCCAGATATGGCGGTACCAGTAGTTGATTAATGCCTTCTGCTCA includes these proteins:
- a CDS encoding DUF401 family protein → MRHLFLTGLVLVFIIWLLRRKVSMAAVMPIGAALLALLYLLPLPDLGRAVWLGLASPKSLEMTATLALTMVMENLLRTTGMLKRMVSSLSAALPDRRMVMAALPAMIGMLPSPGGAVFSAPMVAEAAKGIAASPEQKALINYWYRHIWEYVSPLYPGIILAAGLSGLSTRQLFLAHLPFALTVILAGAWFCFRGIDSSPPAAGHRQDDRAAQFGTFLLMSAPILISLALVVLFKISAVLALSGGVAVLFVAHRYSPPQILKTLHESLSIKALLLVAGIMVFQEVLRATGALAGISSFFVTSQLPIPLLVALIPFIAGVMTGLTVGYVGITFPLLLPLMGSGQPNLWLEALAFASGFAGVMLSPVHLCFVLTREYFEADTALVYHRLMAPSVVVLAAVLVPYLIYR
- the trxA gene encoding thioredoxin — translated: MASDAVLTLSDANFDRDVLQSDLPVLVDFWATWCAPCKAIAPLIDAVAADYAGKVKVGKVNVDDNPATPGKYGVRGIPTLILFKGGKVIDQVVGAVPKSQLDALIAKAL
- the hemA gene encoding glutamyl-tRNA reductase gives rise to the protein MNIIVVGLSHKTASVDIREKVAFSPNSIEKPLHELVNLDGIVEGIIVSTCNRVEIYATTRDIAGGIARIRRFMAEYHHLAHDLLEPHLYSYHGEEAIRHVFRVASSLDSMVVGEPQILGQIKTSYGYAAEYKSSGIILNRFLHKAFSVAKRVRTETRIASSAVSVSFAAVELARKIFGNLTDKTVLLIGAGEMCELAARHFLTNGAKGVMVTNRTFERAQRLAEEFGGEAIPFDELFLHLHKADIVLTSTGAPHAIITPPDLEEVIKRRRMRPMFLIDIAVPRDIDPAVNEMDAVYLYDMDDLQQVVAANLEGRKQEADKAEAIIAEEIIQFYKWVATLEVTPTIVALRNRFEELRKAELERTLAGWKDAPPDAEKRLEALTNAFMNKLLHQPTSVLKKAGQGNRTDLYLDALRALFDLELGGTDTNESLELEE
- a CDS encoding Smr/MutS family protein, encoding MAQKKQKTLKPAAPPPFRTNPFAALKGIAVETAPPPEPVKKAVVPKAEPAGDELFRQAMSGVRRLDDEESRTSIPAPVSPGKKGAPPKNTARSVAKPLPREEAAARKTFLQEVEKLQLDVRFKDQLPEEEELRPLTGNRLRQLKRGIIQLDRQLDLHGLTREEALASLGPFLQAARNAGEKGALVITGKGNHSLEGPVLQQVVAAWLRDQGRDLITEYAPAPAEMGGSGAFVIFLRPLDK
- the hemC gene encoding hydroxymethylbilane synthase; translation: MAPKRLRIGTRASQLALWQANWTKSELEARYPGIQVELVKIKTMGDKILDVPLAQVGGKGLFVKEIEEAMLRGEIDLAVHSMKDVPTEFPEGLGLVVTTKREDPRDAFISDKVTFSELRQGARIGTSALRRQAQLLKARPDLEMVIIRGNVETRIRKLKEDNLDAVILAAAGLNRLGFTDVVTELLDTDFSIPAIGQGALGLECRLDDNATIEALAFLNHADTAAAVAAERALLKRCEGGCQVPIAAHGTVSGDTLTLVGFIASVDGKQTVRDRISGSTADAVKLGTELADRLLAAGGKAILEDVYQREIAH
- a CDS encoding FmdB family zinc ribbon protein — translated: MPMYEYRCQSCDNQFELRQKFSDAPATECPKCGGAVEKMISQTAFSLKGDGWFNSGYCPSSGGPKPAACSAGG
- a CDS encoding flagellar biosynthesis anti-sigma factor FlgM: MRIDSATTAIFGAQPVMKTAKSEASRSVQSTAAVQSPFSVQLTNMVEKLSGVQPSSGEIRPEKVQDISQQLASGSYNISGQDVAEKMLMALTS
- the ccsB gene encoding c-type cytochrome biogenesis protein CcsB gives rise to the protein MTQISFYLTLSLYAVATLLYLSCLLRNSSCQSILGSRVLLAGFLAHCLATIHRFIAAGHLPITNMHESLSFFALTIAGVYLFFEQRYKVRILGSFVVPFTLLLTLGAGIAPTAIKPLNPALQSLWIYSHTILAFGAYAFFTISGGVALLYLIQSHFLKKKHLGPLFLKLPSLDVLDEIGYRCLAFGFPMLTVAIITGAIWASRAWGSYWSWDPKESWSLITWFIYAALLHGRLTTGWRGRRAAILTVIGFLVMLFTFLGVNLWLPGLHSYT
- the galU gene encoding UTP--glucose-1-phosphate uridylyltransferase GalU; amino-acid sequence: MKVRKAIFPVAGLGTRFLPATKSSPKEMLPLIDKPLVQYVVEEAVAAGIEQIIFVTGRTKRSIEDHFDSSPELENHLEEKGKDETLQAVRCIADLVDIFYVRQKKALGLGHAILCARDFIGNEPFAVLLGDDIIDTPGSAPCLRQLLDVYEHYKGSVLALEQVPMEQISSYGCVAVNRITDHVMEVTDMVEKPPQAEAPSNLAIIGRYVLTPAIFPLLEQQQPGRGGEIQLTDAIKRLSQDEAVYGCLFEGLRHDCGDKLGFLKATVDLALKRDEFKEDFTAYLKQRLGCL
- a CDS encoding uroporphyrinogen-III synthase codes for the protein MSTSGKLPTNPLQGCRILVTRAAEQAAGFSRQLQQRGAVVVECPTIQLVPPEAWTAVDAAIQALSGFDWLILTSANGVRFFFGRLQELGLAPAVLRSCKVCAVGPKTAEALTQLGITPDLIPEQFTGEGVVAAFHGHDLQGRRVLFPKADGARDLIPQQLRSRGAVVVDPVLYRNIIPQGLPDSARLALEQHQLDAVVFSSPSTVRNLAQLTGGITRLQALLADLAVVSIGPVTTRACQELGLSVAVEPEQSTLDALIRALEQHTLCCPPAVPSIT
- a CDS encoding TlpA disulfide reductase family protein, with amino-acid sequence MPFVSLQGCFRAVTLIVTALLLGLCPYNAEAAPRRGQPAPPFKTFSIKGQPVSTEGLKGSVVLLDFWATWCPPCRESIPHLAELHRKYSKQGLVIIGMSVDEGGERTVKEYAENHAIPYQIVMASGRIGSDYGVRALPVLYVIDKNGLVREQIMGFSDQAGKVIENLVKKLLNEK
- the folD gene encoding bifunctional methylenetetrahydrofolate dehydrogenase/methenyltetrahydrofolate cyclohydrolase FolD — protein: MAAQIIDGKAIAAKVRERIGSTVSTLKQQGITPGLAVVLVGDDPASRVYVGMKKKMCVELGMYSADHELPASTSEAELLALIGQLNADPRVHGILVQLPLPDHIDTDKVLEAISPDKDADGFHPYNVGRLAIGKPTFQPCTPYGVMVMLDEIGYDLKGKEVVVVGRSNIVGKPVALMCLSRHATVTICHSRTKDLADVVRRADVVIAAVGKPEMVKGDWIKPGAVVIDVGINRVGEKKLVGDVEYAAAAERASAITPVPGGVGPMTIAMLLQNTLESAQRAVTR